In the genome of Bremerella sp. JC817, one region contains:
- a CDS encoding DUF2314 domain-containing protein: MNKTEEPLIPVFIPSLGAVLLSAENKKGEPLTPDEVINIRDNAACIMMEASRAKAMAEKRGEDLDPENCWFDFQMLRRELDRKPDLDPGPKFRQINSNDDAYKQTVIDAQKSLDTFRAMLPADGSHRMDAMIKFRFTDGDFSAFMWLFSTRLDERGFAAVFFEVPEQVTSVEVGDEAVVTPDEVIDWMVNDDGNLHGGFSIRYQRERMPEAERAAYDEYIGVQRYL; encoded by the coding sequence ATGAATAAAACCGAAGAACCGCTGATTCCTGTCTTTATTCCTTCTTTGGGGGCGGTGTTACTGTCGGCCGAGAATAAGAAAGGGGAACCGTTGACGCCGGACGAGGTGATCAACATTCGCGACAACGCGGCCTGCATCATGATGGAAGCCTCGCGGGCCAAAGCGATGGCGGAGAAGCGAGGTGAAGACCTCGATCCTGAAAACTGCTGGTTCGATTTTCAGATGCTGCGGCGGGAACTCGATCGGAAGCCAGACCTCGATCCAGGTCCGAAGTTTCGTCAAATCAACTCGAATGACGACGCCTACAAGCAAACGGTCATCGACGCTCAGAAGTCGCTCGACACGTTCCGGGCCATGTTGCCGGCCGATGGAAGTCACCGCATGGATGCAATGATCAAGTTCCGTTTCACCGACGGAGACTTCTCGGCGTTCATGTGGTTATTCTCGACACGCCTAGACGAGCGAGGTTTCGCCGCGGTTTTCTTTGAAGTGCCGGAGCAGGTTACCTCGGTCGAAGTCGGCGACGAGGCCGTGGTAACGCCGGACGAGGTAATCGACTGGATGGTCAACGACGACGGCAACCTGCACGGGGGCTTTTCGATTCGCTATCAACGGGAACGAATGCCTGAGGCGGAGCGAGCCGCTTACGACGAGTACATAGGCGTCCAACGTTATCTTTAA
- a CDS encoding PAAR domain-containing protein — translation MPPAARIADMHTCPLSTGPVPHVGGPIMLGCPTVLIGGMPAARVGDMVVCCGPPDTIAMGSTSVLIGGMPAARMGDMCAHGGSITLGFPLVNIGG, via the coding sequence ATGCCACCAGCCGCCCGAATTGCCGACATGCATACCTGTCCGCTTTCGACCGGTCCGGTGCCGCATGTGGGTGGCCCGATCATGCTTGGCTGTCCGACCGTGTTGATCGGTGGCATGCCGGCGGCACGCGTTGGCGACATGGTCGTCTGTTGCGGTCCGCCCGACACGATCGCCATGGGCTCGACCTCGGTGCTAATCGGCGGCATGCCGGCCGCTAGGATGGGCGACATGTGTGCCCATGGAGGATCGATCACGCTTGGATTTCCTTTGGTCAACATCGGAGGGTAG
- a CDS encoding plasma-membrane proton-efflux P-type ATPase, giving the protein MRALSAISNRHCEQDNAMNTKAAATDASASGTPLEKLSLDELKERLSCDEAGLSTAEAQARLAKDGFNELSHEGETNVVLKFLSYFWGPIPWMIEIAAILSAVVQHWADFAIILTLLLVNAVVGFWEEFQAGNAIAALKSKLALMARARRDGQWSQVPARELVPGDVIRIRLGDITPADARLLSGDPIDVDQSALTGESLPVSKKAGESVYSGSIIRQGEIDALVYGTGSNTFFGRTASLVQTAHTTSHFQKAILKIGDFLIVVAVALVVVIFLAALFRGDALGETLQFALVLTVAAIPVAMPTVLSVTMAVGARLLARGQAIVSRLAAIEELAGMDVLCSDKTGTLTKNILKLGDPFLLNGVTIDQILKAAALASRAEDEDAIDKAVLEGSGEQATASLGEVVHFQPFDPVHKRTEAEVRLTDGTTMKVTKGAPQVILALATNADVIRSQYESAIDAFASRGFRALGVAQTDAAGNWKVLGVLPLFDPPRDDSAATITEAKKLGCKVKMVTGDQLAIGREIAGQLNIGTHLIDAKIFEDVSYHDSARIDQMIEEADGFAQVYPEHKYHIVDVLQQHGHIVGMTGDGVNDAPALKKADCGIAVSGATDAARAAADIVLLSPGLSVVIDAICEARKIFQRMNSYAIYRISETCRVLIFMTLSILVFNFYPVTAVMIVLLALLNDGAILTIAYDNVRLQQEPEKWNMRLVLGIATVLGLAGVVASFGLFYLAQEVYKLDRDIIQSLIYLKLSVAGHFTIFNTRTRGPFWSIAPAKALLLATLGTQVAATLIAGLGIFMAPIGWKLAGLVWLYALAEFLIVDRLKLIAYRIFDHEGEPVFIKPTSS; this is encoded by the coding sequence ATGCGTGCACTGTCAGCGATTTCCAACCGCCACTGCGAGCAGGACAACGCGATGAACACCAAGGCTGCGGCCACCGATGCATCTGCTTCGGGAACGCCGCTCGAGAAGCTCTCGCTGGATGAACTCAAGGAACGACTCTCGTGCGACGAAGCGGGTCTTAGCACAGCCGAGGCCCAGGCACGACTCGCCAAAGATGGCTTCAACGAACTGAGCCACGAGGGCGAAACCAACGTCGTCCTCAAGTTCCTTTCTTACTTCTGGGGACCGATTCCCTGGATGATCGAGATCGCCGCGATCCTCTCGGCCGTGGTGCAGCACTGGGCCGACTTCGCGATCATTCTGACACTTCTGCTGGTCAACGCGGTCGTTGGCTTTTGGGAAGAATTTCAAGCGGGCAACGCGATCGCCGCTCTCAAATCGAAACTGGCCCTGATGGCTCGCGCTCGTCGCGATGGCCAGTGGAGCCAGGTCCCCGCACGCGAACTGGTTCCGGGCGATGTCATCCGAATCCGCCTGGGTGACATCACTCCTGCCGATGCCCGTTTGTTGTCAGGCGATCCGATCGACGTCGATCAATCGGCCCTCACCGGCGAGTCGCTCCCGGTCAGCAAGAAGGCAGGCGAGTCGGTCTATTCCGGGTCAATCATTCGTCAGGGAGAGATCGATGCCCTGGTCTATGGCACCGGTTCCAACACCTTCTTTGGTCGGACCGCAAGCCTCGTGCAAACGGCGCACACGACCAGCCATTTTCAGAAAGCGATCTTGAAGATCGGCGACTTTCTGATTGTGGTCGCGGTTGCCTTGGTGGTGGTGATCTTCCTGGCGGCACTCTTCCGCGGCGATGCCTTGGGTGAAACATTGCAATTCGCCTTGGTGCTGACGGTGGCGGCGATCCCGGTCGCCATGCCAACCGTTTTGTCGGTCACGATGGCGGTCGGTGCCCGGCTACTGGCACGCGGACAAGCGATCGTGAGTCGACTCGCCGCGATCGAAGAGCTCGCTGGCATGGACGTGCTTTGCTCCGACAAAACCGGAACCCTGACCAAAAACATCCTGAAGCTGGGCGACCCGTTCTTATTGAATGGAGTGACGATCGACCAGATCTTGAAGGCCGCCGCGCTGGCTTCGCGCGCCGAAGATGAAGATGCAATCGACAAAGCGGTGCTCGAAGGGTCAGGGGAACAGGCCACCGCCAGTCTAGGCGAAGTGGTCCACTTTCAACCGTTCGATCCGGTTCATAAGCGAACCGAGGCTGAAGTTCGCCTGACCGACGGAACGACCATGAAAGTCACCAAAGGAGCGCCGCAAGTCATACTGGCCCTGGCAACCAACGCCGACGTGATTCGCTCGCAATACGAAAGCGCGATCGATGCCTTTGCGTCGCGAGGCTTCCGTGCGTTGGGTGTTGCCCAGACCGATGCCGCCGGCAACTGGAAGGTACTGGGCGTTCTACCTTTGTTCGATCCACCACGCGATGACTCGGCAGCAACGATCACCGAAGCGAAGAAGTTGGGCTGCAAGGTCAAGATGGTGACGGGAGATCAGTTGGCAATCGGCCGAGAGATCGCCGGGCAGCTTAACATCGGGACGCATTTGATCGACGCTAAGATCTTCGAGGACGTCAGCTATCACGATTCGGCTCGCATCGATCAGATGATCGAAGAGGCCGACGGCTTCGCTCAGGTCTATCCGGAACACAAGTATCACATTGTCGACGTGCTACAGCAGCATGGGCACATCGTCGGGATGACCGGCGATGGAGTGAATGACGCTCCCGCCTTGAAGAAGGCAGACTGCGGCATCGCGGTTTCCGGCGCGACCGATGCGGCCCGAGCCGCTGCCGACATCGTGCTGCTTTCGCCAGGCTTATCGGTCGTGATCGATGCGATCTGCGAAGCTCGAAAGATCTTCCAGCGGATGAACAGTTACGCGATCTACCGCATCTCTGAGACCTGTCGCGTGCTGATCTTCATGACGCTTTCGATCCTGGTCTTCAACTTCTATCCGGTCACCGCCGTGATGATCGTGTTGTTGGCACTACTCAACGACGGAGCGATCCTGACGATCGCTTACGATAACGTCCGGCTTCAGCAAGAGCCTGAGAAATGGAACATGCGTCTGGTGCTTGGCATCGCCACCGTGCTGGGACTGGCCGGCGTGGTGGCGTCGTTTGGTTTGTTTTACCTGGCCCAGGAAGTCTATAAGCTCGATCGCGACATCATCCAGTCGCTGATCTATCTGAAGCTTTCCGTGGCAGGGCACTTCACGATCTTCAATACACGCACCCGCGGACCGTTCTGGTCGATCGCTCCGGCGAAAGCGCTGCTATTGGCAACCCTCGGCACCCAAGTCGCCGCAACGCTGATCGCTGGCCTTGGCATCTTCATGGCCCCCATCGGCTGGAAACTAGCCGGTCTGGTCTGGCTCTACGCCCTCGCCGAGTTCCTGATCGTCGACCGCCTGAAACTAATCGCCTACCGAATCTTCGACCACGAAGGAGAGCCGGTCTTTATCAAGCCGACGTCGTCGTGA